The Paraburkholderia dioscoreae DNA window CCGGAGGTGGTCAAGGAAATGTGCCGGCTGCTCTCGGAACACCATGCCAAGGAGGAGATGCTGCTGGCCTCGCCGGCGAGTCTGGACGAGAACACCGGCGGCTTGCTGCAATGGATTCGCGACGGCGTGCGGCGCTTCCATGAACTGACGCTTTGAGCGAATGCGCATAAGTAGCGTGGCGATTAAGGGTTTTTAAGATTCCGCCAAAGTCTTTATGGATTTGTTTCGCTACGCTGCGGTGGTAGTCCCCGGACTGCCGCCGGTTCAGCGCACGGGTGGGTTGCGGCACCCGGTCGGCATGCGCGCCAGGGCGCGTCGGGAAAGGAGCTGACATGGAGGAGTTGACATGAAGAAGACCATTGCCGGCGTCGACATCCCCGAGGGTGTCATGGCCCAGGCGGCGACTGACCTGATTCGCGGCACGGAGTCCGAACTGATGTTTCATCACGCGTTGCGCGCCTTCCTGTTCGCTGCGCTGACCGGATACCGCGAGAACCTGACGTTCGACGCGCAACTGTTGTATGTCGGGGCGATGTTTCACAACGTCGGCCTGAACGCGAAGTACGAGCGCTCGCCATACCGCTTCGAGGTGGACGGCGCCAACGCCGCGCGCGATTTTCTGCGCCGGCACGGCGTCGCCGAGCGCGAGATCGAAGAGGTCTGGGTGGGGATCGCCTTGCACACGACCCCCGGCATACCGGAACACCTGTCGGCGCTGGTCGCGCTCATCAGCGCCGGTGTGCAGATGGACGTGCGGGGCGCGCGCTATGACGAATTCACCGCGCATCAGCGTGACGAAATCGTGCAGGCCTATCCGCGCGAATCCGGCTTCAAGAAGAAGCTGATCGAAGCATACGCGCACGGCATGGAGCATCGTCCCGAGACGACATTCGGGAGCGTGAATGCCGATGTGCTGGACCGGTGGGATCCGAACTATCGCCGCCTGAATTTCTGCGGACTGGTGCTGGGATCGGACTGGCCGAATTGATGGATGTTTGACACAAAGGACGATCGGCATGGGCTACATCATTTCACTGGGAGTCGGCTTCGGCATCGGGCTCCTCTACTGGCTGCTCAAGGTTCAGTCGCCGGCGCCGCCGCTGATCGCGCTGGCCGGGCTGCTCGGCATGGTGCTGGGCGAGCACGCCATCCCGGTCGTGAAAGCGCAGCTCTTTGCGCAGACCGCCACGGCGCAGGTTGCCGAACAGACGAAGGGCGCCGCCGTGCAAAAGCCCGAGGCGAGCAAGGACGGCGGTTGATGCGGAGGGTGCATGCAGCTCACGGGGCGGGGCGCCGTTCCGGGGCCTGCGGTTCAGATATTGCCAACTCAAATGGGTATTCAAATGTTCAAGTCGCTTCATAGGTACCGCGCCATTGCGCTCGTTTCCGCCGCGCTGCTGATCGGGTCGACGGCGGTTTCGTCAGCCTTCGCCGATGCCGGGCCGCCGGAAGTGTCGAGCGGCAAGACCGCGCTGGTCAAACACCCGGACGTGTCGGTGGGCGCGCAGTACGACACCACCCATGTGTACGTCGCCTCGGCCGACCTCGACGCGTTCGTCAACAGCTTTCTCGCGACCTTCGGCGGCAAGGCCTCGCAGCGCGCCGTCTTCACCGTGACGCCGACGCCGAGCAAGACCGCCTCGCAATATGTGCAGACGCCGGTCGGCATGCTGTCGGTGTTCGGCTTCGAGACGCCGATCCCGTATCCGTTCGGCAATGAACGCACCGGCTACCTCGTCACGGACATCGACCAGGGCGTGAAAGCGGCGCGCGCGGCCGGCGCGGACGTGCTGGTCGAGCCGTTCGACGATCCGATCGGCAAGGACGCGATCATTCAATGGCCGGGCGGCCTGACCATGCAGCTCTACTGGCACACCAAGGCGCCGAATTACGCGCCGTTGCAAAGCGTGCCGGACAACCGCGTGTACGTGTCGCGTTACGAAGCGAACAACTTCGTGCGCCGCTGGCTGCACTTCTCGCACGGCAAGGTGGTGTCGGACAATCCGCGCGCGGACGCCGGCGTGATCGGCCGACCAGGCGAAACGATTCGCGAGATCCGCATCACGTCGGGCTTCGGCCGCATGATCGTGTTCGTGACGGACGGCAAGCTGCCGTTCCCGTTCGGACGTGAAACCACCGGCTACAACGTGGACGACGTGGCGCAGACGCTGGAGCGCGCGCAGGCGGCCGGCGCGAAGGTGTTGTATCCGGCGTATGCGGTCGGATCGGGCAAGACCGCGATGCTCGAATTTCCGGGCGGGTACATTGCCGAAGTGCACGATGGCAAGTGAGACGCACGTCGCGCCGTCGTTCACGCTGCGGCGCGTGCGCCGGCGGGCGCGGCACGCCGTCCGCGCATTGCTGCTCAGTACGGGGCTGGCGGCGGCGCTGCCGACCGCGGCGGCGGACACCGCGCTCGGCGGCGCGGACGATACCTCCACGACCGGCAGCCCGGCGACCGCCACGACTGCTGCCGGCGCTGCCGCAGCCTCGTGCGCGCGGCCCGCGATCATGTTCAATCGCTGGCAGGAAAACTGGTCGGTGCTGGCCAATCCCTGCGTGCCGAAAAAGCCCTTCGATTCGCTGAAGTACATTCCGCTGTTCGGCAATCCGGATGCGTACATTTCGCTGGGCGTGGTGCTGCGCGAGCGGCTCGAAATCAACGACGCGCCGCTCTTCGGTCTCGGCGCGCAGCACGACGATACCTACCTGCTACAACGGCTCGAAGTTCACGCGGACGTGCGCCTCGGCCCCCACGTGCAGATCTTCACGCAATTCGAAGACGCACAGCCTTATGGCAAAGACGTCGTCACGCCGGTCGACAAGAACCCGCTCGACTTGCGCCAGGCGTTCGTCGCGATTACCGAGCCGCTCGGGCCCGGCACGGTGAAGTTCCGCGTCGGCCGCCAGGAAATGGCGTTCGACTTGCAGCGTTTCGTTTCCGTGCGCGACGGCCCGAACGTGCGTCAGGCGTTCGACGCGATCTGGGCCGACTATGAAACCGGCCCGTGGCGCTGGATCGCCTACGCGACGCAGCCGGTCCAATACCGCGACAACTCGGATTTCGACGACGTCTCCAATCGCGATCTGACGTTCAGCGGCGTGCGCGTGGAGCGCAAGAACGTGGGACCGGGCGACCTGTCCGCGTACTACTCGCGCTACAACCGCAGCAACGCGAAGTTCCTCGACGCGAGCGGCGACGAACACCGCGACGTGTTCGACACGCGCTACGCCGGCAATGTCGCGCCGATCGACTGGGACGTCGAGGCGATGTATCAGTCCGGTCATGTCGGCAACAAGACCATCGGCGCGTGGGCGGTCGGCTCGCTGGCCGGCTACACGCTGGCTTCCCTGCCGTGGACCCCGCGCCTCGGCATTCAGATCGATGCCGCCTCGGGCGACAGTCATCCGGGGGACGGGCGCATCGGCACCTTCAATCCGCTGTTTCCGAACGGCTACTACTTCGCGCTGGCCGGCTACACCGGCTACACGAACCTGGTGCACGTCAAGCCGACTCTGATTCTCAAGCCCAGCAGCAAGCTCACGCTGCTGGCGGGCGTGGGTCTGCAGTGGCGTCAGACCACCGCGGACGCCGTGTACGGCCAGGGTTCGGCGGTCGTGCCGGGAACGGCGGGGCACGGCAGCCCTTGGACCGGCTTCTATACGCAACTGCGCGCCGACTATGCGGTCACCGCCAATCTCGCGGCGGCGCTGGAAGCCGTGCATTTTCAGGTCGGTCCTTCGTTGCGCGATCTGGGCGCGCGCAACGCCGACTACGTGGGCGCCGAACTCAAGTTCGGCTGGTAGAGATGGCACACGCGGCAGCACGAGCGCAATCCGCACACTGTCGTTACGGCGACGGGCTAGACGAGGTCAAGCTATGAGCACTCCGGGCACATCCGTCGACGCAGCCACGCCCTCGGAACTCGAGATTCCGTTTTCCTCGCTGGAGTATCGCCGGCATCAGATGTTCCCCCGTCTTTGCGCCGCGGAGATTGCGAGCCTGCGCCGCTTTGCGCGGCCGATGTCGTTCAAGGCCGGCGAACTGATCTTCGAAACCGGGCAGGTGGCGCTCGGCCTGTTCGTGCTGCTGCATGGCCGCGTGCGGATCGAATCGCGCGACAGCTTCGGGCGCTCGACCGTCGTCACCGAACATGACGACGGACACTTCATGGCGGAGATGGCGCAGCTCTCCGGCAAGCCGGCGTTGATCGACGGCATCGCGCTGACGGACGTCGAGACGCTCGTGATCGAGCCGGAGCGCTTGCGCGCGCTGATCGTCGCCGATGCGCAACTGGGCGAGCACATCATGCGCGCGCTGATTCTGCGGCGGCTCGGGCTGATCGAGCAGGGGCTCGGGCCGGTGATCGTCGGCAATGGCGACGACGCGCGGCTGATCCGGCTGCAAGGCTTCCTGCGCCGCAATGCCTACCCGGCGATGGTGATCGACGCCCGCACCGATCCCGACGCGATCAAGCTGCTGGGCGGCATGACGACCGGCCCCGGCGATTTCCCGCTGGTGTTCTGTCCGAACGGCTACGTGCTGCGCGCGCCGGACGAGGCGCAGCTCGCGTCGTGCCTCGGGCTCGTGCCGACCTTCGAGCAATCGCATGTCTACGACGTGGCGATCGTCGGCGCCGGCCCGGCGGGACTGGCGGCCTCCGTGTATGCGGCGACCGAGGGTCTGTCGGTCGCCGTGTTCGATCAGCGCGCGCCGGGCGGGCAGGCCGGCGCGAGCTCGCGCATCGAGAACTATCTGGGCTTTCCCACCGGCATTTCGGGCCAGGCGCTGGCTGCGCGCGCGTTCCAGCAGGCGTTGAAATTCGGTGCGCATCTGGCGATTCCCGGCAAGGTCATGGACGTGAGCCGCCATGAAGACATCTTCACGCTGACGCTGCAGGACGGGCAGCGCATCAGCGCGCGCACCGTCGTGGTGGCGAGCGGCGCCGCGTACCGTAAGCCGACGGTGCCCGGGTTCGACCGTTTCGAAGGGCGCGGCACTTTCTACTGGGCGTCGACGATCGAGGCCAGGCTCGTGAAGGGACTGGACATCGTGCTGATGGGCGGCGGCAACTCCGCGGGCCAGGCAGTGGTGTTTCTTGCGAACTTCGCGCGCAGCGTCCGCGTGCTGATTCGCGGCGCTGACCTCAACGCCAGCATGTCGAAATACCTGATCGACCGGATCGGATCCTTGCCGAACGTATCGCTTTGCACGCGTTGCGTGTTGCGCGGACTCGAAGGCGACGAAAGCGGACTGACCGGCTTGCACATCCATCATGAGGACGAGGGCGCGGACGAAGTCATTCCCACGCGCCACCTGTTTCTTTTTATCGGCGCGGACCCGAAGACGGATTGGCTCGCAGCGAGCGACGTGGAGCTCGACAACCGGGGCTTTGTCGTGACCGGTTTTGCGCGCAGCGAGCAGGGCTTCTCCGCATCGAGCGCACGCTATCCGCTCGAAACCAGCGTGCCGGGCATGTTCGCCGTCGGCGACGTGCGCTCGGAATCCGCGAAGCGGGTAGCGGCGGCGGTGGGCGACGGCGCCGCTGTCGTGAGTCAGATTCACGCGTATCTGAGCCAGCTCGCCAAGGCGGCCGCTTAGGCGATAAGCCACCCGCTCGCAGCGTGCGAATCTGAAAAATGCGGGCGATCAGAAAAAAGCGGGGACTGGCCGTCGGCAATACTCGATTGGCGTATAGGACGCCGGCATGTGCCGGACAATCACCTCAAATGGAGCAATAGCAATGGCATACATCACCACCAAAGACGGTACGCAAATCTATTACAAGGACTGGGGTACGGGCCAGCCGATTACGTTCTCCCACGGCTGGCCGCTCGATGCGGACGCATGGGACGCGCAGATGCTGTTCCTCGCGGAACGCGGCTACCGCGTGATCGCGCATGACCGTCGCGGCCACGGCCGCTCGTCGCAGCCGTGGAACGGCAACGAAATGGACACCTACGCAGACGATCTGGCCGAACTGATCGAAGCGCTCGATCTGACCAACATCATGATGGTCGGTCACTCGACCGGCGGCGGCGAAGTGGTGCGCTATATCGCGCGTCATGGAACGAAGCGTGTCGCCAAAGCGGTGCTGGTCTCGGCCGTGCCGCCGATCATGCTGAAGACGGAAGCGAATCCGGGCGGCCTGCCTATGTCCGTGTTCGACGGCATTCGCGAAGGTGTGCAGAATAACCGCTCGCAGTTCTTCAAGGATCTCGCCGTGCCGTTCTACGGCTTCAATCGCCCGGATGCGAAAGTGTCGCAAGGCACGATCGATTCGTTCTGGCAGATCGGTATGCTCGGTTCGATCAAGGGGCTGTACGACTGCGTCAAGGCATTCTCCGAAACCGACTTCAACGAAGACCTGAAGAAGGTGACGGTGCCGGCACTGGTGCTGCAAGGCGACGCCGACCAGATCGTGCCGCTCGACGACTCCGGCAAGCTGTCGTCGAAGATCATGCCGAACGCCACGCTGAAGATCTACGAAGGTGCGCCGCACGGTATGTGCACCACGCACGCGGACCGCGTGAATGCGGACCTGCTGGAGTTCATCAAGTCGTAATGAAGCAGGCCGGCGGCGCCATTGCGGCGGCCGTCGGCGCATGCGGTTCGTGCTTTTCCTGTTTTTTCGGCAGCGGATTGCGTGCGCGTTGCGCAGGCGCCGGCAGCGGCTCGCGAACAGCGCGCGACGCTGCGTCCAGCGCGGCACGCACCCGCTGTTCGCTCGTCGCGCTCACCGTTCCCAAAGGCTGGCGTTCCAATGCATCGACCGCTTGTGCGGCGCGTGCGCAGCATTCTTCGAACAGGCCCGCATCGAGCAATGCATCGGCGAGACTCGACGCCAGTTCGATTCCGGTTCGCGGGTCGCCATCGGCGGAAAACGCCCAGTCGAAAGCGACGCGCGCGTCGTCGAGCATTGGCTGAAG harbors:
- a CDS encoding HD domain-containing protein — encoded protein: MKKTIAGVDIPEGVMAQAATDLIRGTESELMFHHALRAFLFAALTGYRENLTFDAQLLYVGAMFHNVGLNAKYERSPYRFEVDGANAARDFLRRHGVAEREIEEVWVGIALHTTPGIPEHLSALVALISAGVQMDVRGARYDEFTAHQRDEIVQAYPRESGFKKKLIEAYAHGMEHRPETTFGSVNADVLDRWDPNYRRLNFCGLVLGSDWPN
- a CDS encoding DUF1427 family protein, encoding MGYIISLGVGFGIGLLYWLLKVQSPAPPLIALAGLLGMVLGEHAIPVVKAQLFAQTATAQVAEQTKGAAVQKPEASKDGG
- a CDS encoding VOC family protein is translated as MFKSLHRYRAIALVSAALLIGSTAVSSAFADAGPPEVSSGKTALVKHPDVSVGAQYDTTHVYVASADLDAFVNSFLATFGGKASQRAVFTVTPTPSKTASQYVQTPVGMLSVFGFETPIPYPFGNERTGYLVTDIDQGVKAARAAGADVLVEPFDDPIGKDAIIQWPGGLTMQLYWHTKAPNYAPLQSVPDNRVYVSRYEANNFVRRWLHFSHGKVVSDNPRADAGVIGRPGETIREIRITSGFGRMIVFVTDGKLPFPFGRETTGYNVDDVAQTLERAQAAGAKVLYPAYAVGSGKTAMLEFPGGYIAEVHDGK
- a CDS encoding alginate export family protein, which translates into the protein MASETHVAPSFTLRRVRRRARHAVRALLLSTGLAAALPTAAADTALGGADDTSTTGSPATATTAAGAAAASCARPAIMFNRWQENWSVLANPCVPKKPFDSLKYIPLFGNPDAYISLGVVLRERLEINDAPLFGLGAQHDDTYLLQRLEVHADVRLGPHVQIFTQFEDAQPYGKDVVTPVDKNPLDLRQAFVAITEPLGPGTVKFRVGRQEMAFDLQRFVSVRDGPNVRQAFDAIWADYETGPWRWIAYATQPVQYRDNSDFDDVSNRDLTFSGVRVERKNVGPGDLSAYYSRYNRSNAKFLDASGDEHRDVFDTRYAGNVAPIDWDVEAMYQSGHVGNKTIGAWAVGSLAGYTLASLPWTPRLGIQIDAASGDSHPGDGRIGTFNPLFPNGYYFALAGYTGYTNLVHVKPTLILKPSSKLTLLAGVGLQWRQTTADAVYGQGSAVVPGTAGHGSPWTGFYTQLRADYAVTANLAAALEAVHFQVGPSLRDLGARNADYVGAELKFGW
- a CDS encoding FAD-dependent oxidoreductase, producing the protein MSTPGTSVDAATPSELEIPFSSLEYRRHQMFPRLCAAEIASLRRFARPMSFKAGELIFETGQVALGLFVLLHGRVRIESRDSFGRSTVVTEHDDGHFMAEMAQLSGKPALIDGIALTDVETLVIEPERLRALIVADAQLGEHIMRALILRRLGLIEQGLGPVIVGNGDDARLIRLQGFLRRNAYPAMVIDARTDPDAIKLLGGMTTGPGDFPLVFCPNGYVLRAPDEAQLASCLGLVPTFEQSHVYDVAIVGAGPAGLAASVYAATEGLSVAVFDQRAPGGQAGASSRIENYLGFPTGISGQALAARAFQQALKFGAHLAIPGKVMDVSRHEDIFTLTLQDGQRISARTVVVASGAAYRKPTVPGFDRFEGRGTFYWASTIEARLVKGLDIVLMGGGNSAGQAVVFLANFARSVRVLIRGADLNASMSKYLIDRIGSLPNVSLCTRCVLRGLEGDESGLTGLHIHHEDEGADEVIPTRHLFLFIGADPKTDWLAASDVELDNRGFVVTGFARSEQGFSASSARYPLETSVPGMFAVGDVRSESAKRVAAAVGDGAAVVSQIHAYLSQLAKAAA
- a CDS encoding alpha/beta fold hydrolase, with protein sequence MAYITTKDGTQIYYKDWGTGQPITFSHGWPLDADAWDAQMLFLAERGYRVIAHDRRGHGRSSQPWNGNEMDTYADDLAELIEALDLTNIMMVGHSTGGGEVVRYIARHGTKRVAKAVLVSAVPPIMLKTEANPGGLPMSVFDGIREGVQNNRSQFFKDLAVPFYGFNRPDAKVSQGTIDSFWQIGMLGSIKGLYDCVKAFSETDFNEDLKKVTVPALVLQGDADQIVPLDDSGKLSSKIMPNATLKIYEGAPHGMCTTHADRVNADLLEFIKS